The Labeo rohita strain BAU-BD-2019 unplaced genomic scaffold, IGBB_LRoh.1.0 scaffold_1207, whole genome shotgun sequence genome has a segment encoding these proteins:
- the LOC127157814 gene encoding LOW QUALITY PROTEIN: calreticulin-like (The sequence of the model RefSeq protein was modified relative to this genomic sequence to represent the inferred CDS: deleted 1 base in 1 codon), translated as MRIAVAVCFISALAFSAYADVYFKEQFLDGDGWKSRWVESKHKSDYGQWKLTSGKFYGDAELDKGLQTSQDARFYAVSSRFDSFSNEGKPLVIQFTVKHEQKIDCGGGYVKVFPADLDQTDMHGESQYYIMFGPDICGYSTKKVHVIFNYKGQNHLIKKDIKCKDDELTHLYTLILRPDQTYEVKIDNEKVESGSLEEDWDFLPPKKIKDPEAKKPEDWDDRAKIDDPEDTKPEDWDKPENIPDPDAKKPDDWDEDMDGEWEPAMIPNPEYKGEWKPKQIDNPNYKGTWIHPEIDNPEYTPDNTIYKFDKVGILGLDLWQVKSGTIFDNFLITDDVEEAEKFGTETWGATKGPEKKMKDQQEEEERKKREEEEKSKKEDDNEEDEEDEDEDEPEEEEHTEEPPEEEEEGEEDTIPKDEL; from the exons ATGCGGATCGCTGTAGCAGTGTGCTTTATATCTGCACTGGCATTTTCTGCGTATGCAGATGTGTATTTTAAAGAACAATTTCTGGACGGAG ATGGTTGGAAAAGCCGATGGGTCGAATCCAAACACAAATCCGACTACGGCCAGTGGAAACTGACCTCAGGGAAATTCTACGGCGATGCCGAGCTTGataaag GTTTGCAGACAAGTCAAGATGCTCGGTTTTACGCTGTATCCAGTCGTTTTGACTCGTTTAGTAACGAGGGTAAACCGCTTGTCATCCAGTTCACTGTGAAACACGAGCAGAAGATCGACTGTGGTGGCGGGTATGTGAAAGTCTTCCCCGCTGACCTGGACCAGACCGATATGCACGGCGAATCGCAGTACTACATCATGTTCG GACCCGACATCTGTGGCTACAGCACCAAGAAAGTTCACGTCATTTTCAACTACAAAGGCCAGAACCACCTAATCAAGAAGGACATCAAATGCAAA GACGACGAACTCACGCACCTGTACACGCTGATCCTGCGGCCAGACCAGACGTACGAAGTCAAAATCGACAACGAGAAAGTGGAGTCGGGTTCTTTGGAGGAAGACTGGGATTTCCTTCCTCCA AAAAAGATCAAGGATCCCGAGGCCAAGAAGCCAGAGGACTGGGACGACCGGGCGAAAATCGACGATCCTGAAGACACAAAACCTGAG GACTGGGACAAACCTGAGAACATTCCCGACCCTGATGCCAAGAAACCAGACGATTGGGATGAAGACATGGACGGAGAATGGGAACCTGCCATGATCCCAAACCCAGAGTACAAG GGTGAGTGGAAACCAAAACAGATCGACAACCCCAACTACAAAGGTACCTGGATTCACCCTGAAATTGACAACCCTGAATACACTCCAGATAACACCATTTACAAATTTGACAAAGTTGGCATTCTGGGACTGGATCTTTGGCAG GTGAAATCTGGCACGATCTTTGATAACTTCCTGATCACTGATGATGTTGAGGAGGCAGAGAAATTTGGTACAGAAACGTGGGGTGcaacaaag GGAccagaaaagaaaatgaaggaCCAGCAGGAAGAAGAAGAACGGAAGAAGCGTGAAGAGGAGGAAAAGAGCAAGAAGGAAGACGATAATGAGGAAGATGAGGAGGATGAAGATGAGGATGAGCCAGAGGAGGAAGAGCACACAGAAGAACCTcctgaggaggaagaggagggtgAGGAGGATACGATCCCTAAAGACGAGTTGTGA